Genomic DNA from Oncorhynchus clarkii lewisi isolate Uvic-CL-2024 chromosome 5, UVic_Ocla_1.0, whole genome shotgun sequence:
tcctgggtaagtctctaagagtgattacagctgtgagtcttcttgggtaagtctctaagagtgattacagcagtgagtcttcttgggtaagtctctaagagtgattacagcagtgagtcttcttgggtaagtctctaagagtgattacagcattgactcttcttgggtaagtctctaagagctttccacacctggattgttcaatatttgcccattattcttttcaagctctgtcaaggtgttggggATTATGGCTGGACAAcaattttcaagtcttaccatagatATTCAAGcagttttaagtcaaaactgtaacttgaccactcaggaacatttactgtCTTCTTGTTAAGTtattccagtgtagatttggccttgtgttttaggttattgtcctgctgaaaggtgaatttctctcccagtgtctggtgtaaagcagactaagtcaggttttcctcaaggattttgCTTCATTCTTTTTCTTTTTATACAGAAGAACGACCCAGTCATTGCTGATGTCAAGCATACACATACCATGATGCATCCACCAGagtgcttgaaaataaggagtcagttgttgtgttggatttgccccaaaaataAAGTTTTGCATTTATTCTGTGAATTTTTTAaattcttttcactttgtcatttaggtcattattgcggagtcactacaatgttgttgatccatcgtCAGTTTTCCATCCTcagtagctgttttaaaatcaccaatgccctcatggtgacatccctgagcagtttcttcctgcagctcagttcagaaggaccaGAAggacttattatgtgatttgttaagccaaaaTGTACTTCTAAACAAATGTAGGCTTGCCTGAACAAAGggagtgaatacttatgcaacgactatgtttttattaatttgtaaaaatgtcaaattttatttttactttgacattatgtagtattttatgtagatcaatgacaaaaaactcataattaaatatttttaaatcCCACTTTGTTACGCAATAAAATGGGGTTGAATACTTGGGGTTGAGACCCActgtatatttcaggatgttaAAATAAATCAGAAATAATCAGTTTAGCAAGCTCAGTCAAATCcatgactgatctacaaataataatgagtagttatttatgatgcaaggtgatttgtagatcagtctgCTGCAATGTCGAACAAGCCCCCTGTGtgcctctgctactctatcataggcTTTCTTCCACACAggtccattttttattttttgttaatGGACCTCTTCAGTGTCATTCGGTCAATTGTTTCatcccttactgctgctcgaatGGACTCTAACTTCATTGGCTGTTCTTTCAAGAACTTTAAGTGGGGGCTAGGCCCCTGCTTGTTTTACATGTGTATACACAGGGCATGATGATGTCTgctctgtaaaaataaaaatgccCTATCTTCATATGCATAAAACTGACAAAATGTGATCATCATTTGTATAGGGTATGTTGAGCCATTGGCTCAATTGCCACTGGCCAAATGGCACAACTTACCCCAAAGCAAACATTTTTTCAATATTAGCTCACACAGCTACAAgaatgcactttcatgctaggttcaGGACCTtatattgaagcttatagagaccacAACTGATGTATAAAACAGTCTTAGAACTATCTACTTTGGGTTAGATACAAGCACCATGAAACATATAACGCAATACATTTATTTGTGAAAATCAGTTTTTTGTACCTGACTTGCTCACCACTTTTtacatgtggtttcttccttcacagactccatgaaattatGACCTCTttctaaatatttggtcacattattcattttgtgtatggtttcctagagtCAAGGGGTGGCTCAGCTAACCCTTTAGCACGACTTACCCCACTCACCCCTACAGAAGAAGTATCTACAGGCACCAAACAGTAGCTTACCAGCCATGACGTATAAGTAAATAAGCACTCTGAGATTCATCGCATATTTGACCATgtatttgaccaaatacaatcCAGCTATGTGTTCTGTGTTTATCATTGCAGGTTTTCAGAGGTCATGGGTGTATTTCTCCTATTGGCCAGCAGGGGAGGTGCTGTGTCACTGTATGATTACATGCTGTGTATAATAGGAACACAAAAGCTGCTGGAGAGTCAGGACAGCCCACTCTCTTCCCCTGCAGAGAGGACTGCAGAACCTACATTCAAATGAGTACAAACTCAAGTCATCTCATGCGACTATTCATTTTTTCTATGACTGCAGGTACAGTGCAGATAATATACTTCACTAGCCAGAGGCTTTAGCTATCTGACTCTACTTTTCTGTACATTAACTTGTGAATATTAGTAGTCAAGGTTACTGTGTATGACAGAAACACTGTAGAGCAACTAAAAACATGTTAACCTCTGTTCTACCCTCAAAAACACAAACATCTCTCTTTCATctgccccctctccctttccctccccatctctcgcCATCTCtatatctccttccctccccctctctctccttccttattctctttctctcattctccctctctctccgttgcAGTGTTAGGCTTTCAATCCTGCGTAGTCAGAGTTTGGGAAACTGCTTGCGTCAGAGCTCTCCCTTTTGCTATAAAAGCTGGAGCCACTGCAGCAGCATCAGTCTGGGTTCTTCACCGGAGCCCTACAGACATATTCACTCAGAGCCCGACAAAGCAGCCTGTCCTCCCAGCACAGCCATGAGTACCCTCGGCTTTGACCcttactactcctcctcctcctaccgcCGCTGGTATGTGGAGGGAGCCCCCCGAGGGGTGGTAACCAGGGGGAGGTCACGCTCGGCCTACTCAATCCacacctctcccctgtcctctgtgaGCTCCCGTTTGCAGTACTCCTCTCCTGGACGGGCTCTGCATTCATCCCCGGCTTCCTCCTCCTCCGTGGAACTGGAGCTGAGTCAGGCGGCCCAGGTGAGCTCTGAGTTCCGCACGGTGAGGACCCAGGAGAGGGCTCAGATGCAGGAGCTCAATGACCGCTTCGCCGGCTTCATCGACCGTGTGCGGGAGCTAGAGCAGCAGAACCGTGCTCTGGAGGCTGAGCTGATGCTGCTGAGGCAGAGGCATGGGGAGCCTTCCCGTCTGAGGGCCCTGTATGAGCAGGAGGCTCGGGCTCTGAGGGCTGCCGTGGAGGAGGCGCGTGGGGAGCAGCAGGCCGCCCTGGGGCAGAGGGAACGTCTGGGGCAAGCCCTGAGCGCCCTACAGGCCCGCTacgaggaggaggtggtggcccGCGAGGACGCGGAGGGAAGGCTGTTGGATGCGCGGCGTGGTGCCGACCAGGCCACCCTGGCCAGGACCGAGCTGGAGAAGAGGGTGGAGACCCTGCTGGACGAGCTGGCCTTCCTCAAGAGGCTCCACGAGGGGGAGGTGGTAGAGCTCCAGGCCCAGGCCCAGCTGGGGGCCCAGGTGGCTGTGGAGATGGAGGCAACCACGCCGGATCTGTCCGGGGCTCTGAGGGACATCCGAGCCCAGTACGAGAGGCTGGCGGCCAAGAACATGCAGTCTGCTGAGGAGTGGTTCCGTGGGAAGGTGGGCTCCCTGACGGAGAGCGTGGCCCAGCACAGCGATGCAGTGAGGAGCTCCAGGGACGAGGCTGGGGAGTACCGCCGGCAGCTCCAGGCCCGCCTGCTGGAGATCGATGCCTGCAGGGGTCTCAATGAGTCTCTGGAGAAACAGTTGCATGACATGGAGGACAAGCAGAGTGCTGAGATCAATGGCATGCAGGTCAGTAGTGGTACAGCAGGACACATTTATACTGGTACTGCAGGAGTGGTACTGCAGGACGAATTTATATCTGTATTCAAGCAAATACCTCAGAAGGAATGCAATCTCATAGTGAATGTGTTTCTTAATTGCATGTTTAGAAACTGTTTATCAATAGATAGATGACTTGATCAGAATACAAGACACCCATAATGTTTTTAATAATTTGTGCAAAGTGGAACTGATTTAGTAATGTAGAAGGGGAAAAATATTATATTGCATCAAATGTGCATTTTAATAGTCACACTCAACATTTTTTGGCAGTTTACCTGAACTTGTAACCtgctgtaagaacacacacattaTCCATCACATCACCTCTAAACTTCTCCTGTAGGATACTATTGGCCAGCTGGAGAATGAGCTGGGAGCCACAAAGCAGGAGATGGCTCGCTACCTGAAAGATTACCAGGACCTGCTGAATGTTAAGATGGCCCTTGACATCGAGATCGCTGCCTACAGGTAGGATGCTATGAGGAGCATTGACCAGAGCTTCAACTTAAATAACTATAATGTAATAATCCGAATGCAAGTCCAGGTCAAGGAAAACCTTTTGTCCTTTAACTCTGAAAGTATATATGTCCCATGATACTTTACTTCTCCAGGAAGCTGCTGGAGGGGGAGGAGTCTCGTTTCAGTGTGGGCGTGTCCGGGGGTATGTCCAGTGTCTACGGCCACACCCTGTCAGCCACACCCTCCTTTGGCCGCTCTATGTTCTCCATGCAGTCCAGCCTAAGCTCTGGCGCCCCCTACCTGATGACTTCACGCTTCTTCAGCTCCTCATTTGCCTCTGGAGATGATGTCATCTCTGCCAGCCTAGCCCAGCAGGACTCTGCCAGCCTaccacaggaggaggaggaggagaaggaggaagaggatgagaaggaggaagagaaggaagaggagggagaggagaaggaggaagagggtggagaggagaaggaggaagagggtggagaggagaaggaggaaaagggagaggagaaggaggaagatggAGATGAGGGAGGCGAGGTGGAGAAAGAAGATGGGGAGGATGCTAAGGACGGCGAAGAAGGTTAGCATTAGCATTATCCCTCAAAGAATATTCTCTATTGTTGTCTTGCATTGCTTAGATGTCAACATTTTTACAATACAGTCTACTAACCCAATTATTTCCCTATTCACAATTATAAAATGTTTTGGTTATAGCTGGGGATGAGATGGAAGAGAAGGAAGAAACTGcaaaggaggatggagagaaaaagGAAGATAAGGACAAGGGTGGGGAACAGGAGGGAAAGGAAGGTGAGGAAGATAAAGAAGCGGGTGATAAAGAGGAAGAGGATCAAGCTGAAGCTAAAAGTGAGGAGAAAAAAGATGACAAAGCAGACACCAAAGAAGAGAAAGGTGAACCAGAGATATCCAAGACCGTTGGAAAGTGTGAAAAACCTGCCGAAGAGAAGAAAGACCAATCTGAAAAACCAATGGCTAAAAAGTAAGTTTGTGGCCCAAGACTCCACAAGCCAAAAGACAGTCTAATAAAAACCTCAGCTCGAAAAAACAGCAGAAATACCCAATATTTATGACTTCAGTGTGCTTGTTAACAAGGTGCTCAATACAATACATATTTTAGTGCACTACTGCATAAAATCACTGCTTGCAAAGATCATAAAAAGTCAATTAAAGTCTGGTCACACaattccttgtgtgtgtgtgtgtaagaatgtGTGTGCTGTGCCTGTGTGCAAGTCTGCGAGAGTGTGGTTTCGGATGACTGAATAAATACTATTCAAATGCAGAGTGTgtcatttattgtttttgtgcttCATGCTAAATAATAACTCAATTAACAATATGTATCATTTCTATGTCAGATCTGTTCAACTCAACAACAAGGATGAGTTGTTGAATATATTCGTTATAAACTTTTAATTGAAGGTGTGCTTAAAAAAATGATCACATAGTTAACCACAAATTGAATGCATGTAACGGCCTGCTTACAGCAGGTCCAGACTCAATTGATTCATTCATCAATCAATCCATTAACAGGTTATGTGTCATGATTTACAAACGGTTTACAAATGTTGAACAAACTATCTATTAAATGCTTTATAAGCTGTTTGTAAAGAAGACATTAACATGATGGTTTACTAGGCTCAATAGCCTGTCAGATCTCGTTTAGACCGTGTAGAGCAGTGGTACTCAAACTTTTCAGCAGGGGCCCCATTTTGTCAGCCAGAATTTCTGGGGACCCCATTTTTTCCCCAATAATTCATTGCGACCCCACCACATcccaaatctaatgacacaacCTTAAAATCGGTAAGTTTTgatttttacatcaacaaataagCTTAAATTCAATGCATTTGAATctctaataaataaatacatttacttaATAAAACTATATCTTTGAAACTATCTTTCAAAAAATGTTTGTATATTGTCCCATCCAATAATCTGCACTTTTAATATTTTGTTCCTCAAGTGCAGTTACCCCACGACACCACTAGGGGTCGCGACCCAGACTTTGAATACCACTGGTGCAAAGCCATCTTATAAACACAACCATTCATCTCTCTGTCACGACGCATCACGACGCACTAGCACGGGCCTGGCAGATTTTTGTGCTGTAGCACAAGGTCTGGCAAGGTCTACATCAGATGCTTCATCAGCTACGCAGAACAGGTCCAGTGTGTCAGAGAAACAGATGCTGAGGAACGGGATGATCTTCAGACAGTGATGGCATTGTTATTAGCTCATATCAGGGCTGAGAACGATAACATATCTGGTTTTTATTGCTTTTAAGACATTGTGCTAACTTTATGACTCTTGGCAATTGAGTTGCTTCCTTCAGCACATTACGTGAGGGCTGGCTAAAATCCTGAGTGGAAGAGGTACAGCAATCAGCAGTCCTCCAGGGACAGCACTAAAGAATAAACGAGGTAGTATTAACCAACACCTGCATTGCAGAGGTGTGGATATATCAGTTGGAAAACTGTTTCTAAGCTACTAGGGCGGAAGGTGTACGTGACATTGACATTAGAAAGAGCCACATTTGATATCCGACTGCTTCTATGGCTACTTTAGTCTGTTTTTATTCATGCTATTTGGCAATGTCCACTGATGAAAGGGTTTAAAATTGCTCTGAATGAACAAAGCATCGTCACCAAGAAGCAAGTCCGCAGGTGCAGTACAGTCTGGGTCATGTGAGGACATGTAATGTGAGGACAAGCAATGGAAGTGCAGCTCATATAGTTCATTTGCAGTCGTAGCCTACAGGCAGACATTTCTAAGATGTTCTTATTTTGATATagagtgcctttggaaagtatttagaccccttgattttccccacattttgttaggttacagccttattctaaaatgcattttttttaaatccccctcatcaatctacacacaacaccccataatgacaaagaaaaacaggtttttagacatttttgccacaaaaatacaaataaactgaAAAATCAAaattccataagtattcagaccctttactaagtactttgttgatgcacctttggcagtaattacaacctcgagacttcttgggtatgatgttacaagcttggcacacctcaagatctctcaagatctgtcaggtggGATGTGGAGAGtttgatgcacagctattttcaggtctctcgagagatgttcgatcaggttctggctctggctgggccactcaaggacatttagagacttgtcccgaagccactcctgtgttgttttggctgtgtgcttagggtcgttgtcctgttggaaggtgaaccttcgccccagtctgaggtcctgagcgctctagagcaggtttttcTCAAtgatctctatgtactttgctccattcacctttgcctcaatcctgactagtctcccagtccctgccactgaaaaccatcctcacagcatgatgctgccaccaccatgcttcaccgtagtgatggggccatgtttcctccagacgtgacccttggcattcaggccaaagagttcaatcttcaatattttatttcacatttattgaaccaagtaggctagttgagaacaagttctcatttacaactgcgacctggccaagataaagtaaagcagtttgacacatactgcaacacagagttacgcattggaataaacaaacatacagtcaataatacagtagaaaaagtgtgtgcaaatgaggtaggataagggaggtaaggaaataatTAGGCCATGgttgcgaagtaattacaatatagcaattaaacactggaatggtagatgtgcagaagatgaatgtgcaagtagagatactggggtgtaaaggagcaagatgaataaataaatacagtatggggatgaggtagttggatgggctatttacagatgggctatgtacaggcccattgatctgtgagctgctctgacagctggtgcttaaagctagtgagggagatatgagtctccagcttcagtgatttttgcagttcgttccagtcattggcagcagagaactggaaggaaaggtggcaaaaggaggaattggctttgggggtgactagtgagatatacctgctggagcgcgtgctacgggtgggtgctgctatggtgaccagtgagagatAAGATAAGAGATAAGAtaagataaggtggggctttaactagcagagacttgtagatgacctggagccagtgggtttggcgacgagtatgaagcgagggccagccaacgagagcgtacaggttgcagtggtgggtagtatatggggctttggtgacagatggcactgtgaaagactgcatccaatttgttgagtagagtg
This window encodes:
- the LOC139409919 gene encoding neurofilament light polypeptide-like, whose amino-acid sequence is MSTLGFDPYYSSSSYRRWYVEGAPRGVVTRGRSRSAYSIHTSPLSSVSSRLQYSSPGRALHSSPASSSSVELELSQAAQVSSEFRTVRTQERAQMQELNDRFAGFIDRVRELEQQNRALEAELMLLRQRHGEPSRLRALYEQEARALRAAVEEARGEQQAALGQRERLGQALSALQARYEEEVVAREDAEGRLLDARRGADQATLARTELEKRVETLLDELAFLKRLHEGEVVELQAQAQLGAQVAVEMEATTPDLSGALRDIRAQYERLAAKNMQSAEEWFRGKVGSLTESVAQHSDAVRSSRDEAGEYRRQLQARLLEIDACRGLNESLEKQLHDMEDKQSAEINGMQDTIGQLENELGATKQEMARYLKDYQDLLNVKMALDIEIAAYRKLLEGEESRFSVGVSGGMSSVYGHTLSATPSFGRSMFSMQSSLSSGAPYLMTSRFFSSSFASGDDVISASLAQQDSASLPQEEEEEKEEEDEKEEEKEEEGEEKEEEGGEEKEEEGGEEKEEKGEEKEEDGDEGGEVEKEDGEDAKDGEEAGDEMEEKEETAKEDGEKKEDKDKGGEQEGKEGEEDKEAGDKEEEDQAEAKSEEKKDDKADTKEEKGEPEISKTVGKCEKPAEEKKDQSEKPMAKK